In Anaerolineales bacterium, one DNA window encodes the following:
- a CDS encoding recombinase family protein — protein sequence MAKRAVIYIRTSSEQQGEKCSPKEQETDCRLYAEKQGLIVVNVYRDIERYRVKKKWVEPSGVRYDRPGLLAMLRDASDDQFDVILAWREDRLYRGMRAMLLVLETIQQNNLTIMLAQETFDPATAPLKAWLAQVELENIKERMTMGVKARLKAGKANSGQDRYGYRRVGARIEIVPEEAEWVRQIFAWYIERVPYKVMRQRLIAANAPQKVATKPRKITWAISSILGILQGAEGYATGKKVQTREGDSFEMDVEPILDPQTYQTYLQSKPKAPVPAPKSIKQYALIQGLLYCACEYRWQPRSTTSHSRMQNGNWLKRRTVNGVYYCPCNHEEIRSPECPRTIPRIDADREVWRQVCNAINHPEILLGGARDLVAQLINEAGHQDVNRERIQKELENLFLNRQWVITQTRMGNISEADMERTLNEYSQQEVDLKSELSAMQKRIDERLLVDWEAKVMGFLADLQDGIQALSDLSVSEEEWLKSFDLKKHIVQLLVEKVTIDINRQLTVTIHLDLMELLEESQKNSGDSGSSGSWPVSGSPGKSDSHRKPSMFAGRSRYISISTIWNNQ from the coding sequence ATGGCAAAGAGAGCCGTGATCTACATTCGTACTTCATCTGAACAACAGGGTGAAAAGTGCAGTCCAAAAGAACAGGAAACGGATTGCCGCCTGTATGCAGAAAAACAGGGACTGATCGTTGTCAATGTGTATCGCGATATTGAGCGGTACCGAGTCAAGAAAAAGTGGGTGGAGCCTTCTGGTGTGCGCTATGACCGCCCCGGTTTGCTGGCAATGCTGCGGGATGCATCTGACGATCAGTTCGATGTCATCCTTGCCTGGCGGGAGGATCGTTTGTATCGGGGAATGCGTGCCATGCTTCTGGTGTTGGAGACGATCCAACAAAATAACCTCACCATCATGCTTGCCCAGGAGACCTTTGATCCTGCCACGGCTCCACTCAAAGCCTGGCTCGCACAGGTCGAACTTGAGAATATCAAGGAACGCATGACGATGGGGGTCAAGGCACGCCTCAAAGCCGGCAAAGCGAACTCCGGGCAGGATCGGTATGGCTATCGGCGGGTGGGGGCACGGATTGAAATTGTTCCCGAGGAAGCTGAATGGGTAAGGCAGATCTTTGCCTGGTATATCGAACGCGTTCCCTACAAGGTCATGCGCCAACGCTTGATCGCAGCAAATGCCCCACAGAAAGTCGCAACAAAACCGCGAAAGATTACCTGGGCTATCAGCAGTATTCTCGGCATCCTGCAAGGAGCGGAGGGATATGCAACCGGCAAAAAAGTCCAAACCCGTGAAGGGGACTCTTTTGAAATGGATGTCGAGCCGATACTCGATCCCCAAACATATCAAACATATTTGCAGTCCAAACCAAAGGCGCCGGTGCCGGCACCGAAAAGCATCAAGCAGTATGCCTTAATTCAAGGCTTGCTTTATTGCGCCTGTGAATATCGGTGGCAGCCTCGCAGTACCACCAGTCATTCACGAATGCAAAATGGAAATTGGCTGAAAAGGCGAACTGTCAATGGAGTCTATTATTGCCCATGCAATCATGAGGAAATCCGCTCCCCGGAATGTCCCCGTACCATCCCGCGCATCGATGCAGATCGCGAGGTTTGGAGGCAGGTTTGCAATGCCATAAACCACCCTGAAATTCTACTGGGTGGAGCCCGGGATTTGGTTGCTCAACTCATCAATGAAGCGGGTCACCAGGATGTAAATCGCGAGCGCATTCAAAAGGAATTGGAAAACCTCTTTTTGAATCGGCAATGGGTCATCACCCAGACTCGGATGGGCAATATTTCAGAGGCGGACATGGAACGTACGCTCAACGAATACTCCCAACAGGAGGTCGATCTTAAGAGCGAATTATCTGCGATGCAGAAAAGAATCGATGAACGGTTGTTGGTGGACTGGGAAGCCAAAGTGATGGGATTTCTTGCCGACTTGCAGGATGGCATCCAGGCATTGAGTGACCTGTCTGTGAGCGAAGAGGAATGGCTTAAATCGTTTGACCTGAAAAAACATATCGTTCAGTTGCTGGTGGAGAAGGTGACGATTGACATTAACCGACAGTTGACTGTGACCATCCATCTGGACCTGATGGAATTACTTGAAGAAAGTCAGAAGAATAGCGGTGATTCCGGTTCGTCCGGCTCATGGCCTGTCAGTGGTAGCCCTGGAAAATCGGATTCGCATCGCAAGCCGTCAATGTTTGCCGGTCGATCAAGATACATATCGATTAGCACGATTTGGAATAACCAATAA
- a CDS encoding helix-turn-helix domain-containing protein: MTDDEWLTIEQASKLSGYHAEYLRIIVRAGKLTAHKFGSVWAISKKSLLSYLKAAEKADDKRHGPKIVKK; the protein is encoded by the coding sequence ATGACAGACGATGAATGGTTGACAATCGAGCAGGCATCCAAGCTAAGCGGTTATCATGCCGAATATTTGCGTATTATTGTCCGAGCGGGGAAGTTGACGGCTCACAAATTTGGTTCTGTGTGGGCGATCAGCAAAAAGTCATTGCTGTCTTATCTCAAGGCTGCCGAAAAGGCTGACGATAAGCGGCACGGTCCAAAAATAGTCAAAAAATAA
- a CDS encoding ParA family protein has protein sequence MSTKVICIANQKGGVGKTTTAVSLAHGLTQKGRRVLLIDLDPQGQSATALGRNPEPGAFYLLTMGSTPQETTFVQSWVRFSGREGLYLLPGDQQTMAAQTVLNAQDKPISAIRQSIQRFFKDGLHYILFDTAPSVGGIQERAVWASDLVIVPTATEFLSADGVSKVLLMMSVLQEKKNWRGNLLGILPTFFDEQTRESKATMENLKERFDTSVLPPIHRSTLLRECAAEGKTILEFDPVCRATKEYQALTQHVLKF, from the coding sequence ATGTCAACCAAAGTCATTTGTATTGCCAATCAAAAAGGCGGGGTCGGCAAGACCACGACTGCCGTATCCCTCGCTCACGGCCTGACCCAAAAAGGCAGGCGCGTTCTGCTGATCGACCTTGATCCACAAGGGCAGTCCGCCACCGCCCTCGGACGCAACCCCGAACCCGGCGCGTTTTACCTGCTCACAATGGGAAGCACACCACAGGAGACCACTTTTGTGCAGTCGTGGGTGCGCTTCTCTGGAAGGGAGGGTTTGTATCTGTTGCCTGGCGACCAGCAGACGATGGCCGCCCAGACCGTGCTCAACGCGCAGGACAAACCCATTTCTGCCATCCGCCAATCCATCCAACGCTTTTTCAAAGATGGATTGCATTACATCCTCTTTGACACCGCGCCCAGTGTCGGCGGCATCCAGGAACGCGCGGTCTGGGCCTCCGATCTCGTGATCGTGCCGACTGCCACCGAGTTCCTTTCCGCCGACGGCGTCTCGAAGGTGCTGCTCATGATGAGCGTGCTTCAGGAAAAGAAAAACTGGCGCGGAAATCTATTGGGCATCCTGCCGACCTTCTTTGATGAACAAACCCGCGAGAGCAAAGCCACGATGGAAAACCTGAAGGAACGGTTTGATACAAGCGTTCTGCCGCCCATCCATCGCTCCACGCTGTTACGGGAATGCGCCGCCGAGGGGAAAACCATTTTGGAATTTGATCCTGTGTGTCGGGCTACCAAGGAATATCAAGCATTGACCCAGCACGTGCTGAAATTTTAG
- a CDS encoding DnaA N-terminal domain-containing protein, whose protein sequence is MTDLQQGWSSVLAQLQLDMPRASYETWVVGTVALGLENDVLLVSTRNAYARDWLESRLTSTVQRLLVGILNRSVSVKFVVGDESQAEAEMETEAEETDEPELNIEPVQWLDYDRIVQPHKQVVVKGYLRRLGMEIGPKAVWLYVGFHQAAWRVQDQNHPSGKPLHSHEVKRFSTMSNGAFWRLLKHTGIQGHLTGLVQRIDSQDARRFRRGRDGRPHRAPIRYQVFMTPRLTRADAIAVHLRLKALIEKHNSVSNALQELLAVEDVMDLLTPLDMKLPHAPMNTVMDMVHLETGETFSPEIERLAQELHRKIINCLGDIHIPHYFITETIKRYNLTPAQAWLITAARDMAFINARTGERRDVVTFKRGYQEMAELIGSNRYKTVQAWLHLHWTSQQRGGNLSRFLQEIDLPDSKTYADLRVESMPRAFRVLLDEPLDADGSNKVDANGSHMADADGSISWTQMGALADANGSHMVDANGSDLNSFKHPLNTDKKNTSTTQHACGENAAEAVAPDFWELETLLAQNDVHPKVQKELLEVQASVHAFVSWVLYVASPKSGNLSDPLGYAISRLREHPLREARGVFRQFADLPPEELLALIDSTPTRAYELPTKIEHPLAHAWKKAMGSNNPRLPVVREILFGEGASE, encoded by the coding sequence ATGACAGACCTTCAACAAGGCTGGAGTTCCGTGCTGGCTCAATTGCAGTTGGACATGCCACGCGCCTCGTATGAAACCTGGGTGGTGGGCACGGTTGCGTTGGGATTGGAAAACGATGTACTGCTTGTTTCCACGCGCAATGCCTATGCCCGTGACTGGCTGGAGTCGCGTCTGACCAGCACAGTCCAGCGATTGCTGGTTGGGATTCTGAATCGTTCCGTCTCTGTGAAGTTTGTCGTTGGCGATGAGTCACAGGCAGAGGCGGAGATGGAAACCGAAGCGGAGGAAACAGACGAACCGGAATTGAACATCGAGCCTGTGCAGTGGCTGGACTACGACCGCATCGTCCAGCCGCACAAGCAGGTCGTGGTGAAGGGCTATCTGCGCCGACTGGGAATGGAGATCGGACCCAAGGCGGTCTGGTTGTATGTTGGATTTCATCAGGCGGCGTGGCGGGTGCAGGATCAAAACCATCCATCCGGAAAACCATTGCACAGCCATGAGGTGAAGCGTTTCAGCACAATGAGCAACGGCGCCTTCTGGCGACTATTGAAACACACTGGCATTCAGGGACACCTGACCGGACTCGTGCAGCGTATCGATTCCCAGGATGCACGCCGTTTCCGGCGTGGACGCGACGGACGTCCCCATCGCGCACCGATCCGCTATCAGGTCTTCATGACTCCGCGTCTGACACGCGCCGACGCCATTGCGGTTCATCTGCGGTTGAAAGCATTGATCGAAAAACATAACTCAGTCTCCAATGCTCTGCAGGAGCTGCTCGCCGTGGAGGATGTCATGGATCTGCTTACTCCGCTGGATATGAAACTGCCTCATGCGCCCATGAACACGGTGATGGATATGGTACATCTGGAAACAGGTGAAACCTTTTCACCTGAAATCGAGCGTCTGGCGCAGGAACTGCATCGCAAGATCATCAACTGTCTGGGCGACATTCACATTCCCCACTACTTCATCACAGAAACCATCAAGCGGTACAACCTGACGCCCGCACAAGCCTGGTTGATCACGGCCGCGCGCGATATGGCATTCATCAATGCGCGTACCGGCGAACGGCGGGATGTGGTGACCTTTAAGCGCGGATATCAGGAGATGGCGGAGTTGATCGGTTCCAACCGTTACAAAACCGTACAAGCCTGGCTCCATCTGCATTGGACTTCGCAACAACGCGGAGGTAACCTTTCCCGCTTTCTGCAAGAAATCGATCTGCCGGATTCAAAGACCTACGCCGACCTGCGCGTGGAATCCATGCCACGTGCTTTTCGGGTATTGCTGGACGAACCGCTGGACGCAGATGGGAGTAATAAGGTGGACGCAAATGGGAGTCATATGGCAGACGCAGATGGGAGTATTAGCTGGACGCAAATGGGAGCATTAGCAGACGCAAATGGGAGTCATATGGTGGACGCAAATGGGAGTGATTTAAACTCTTTTAAACACCCCTTAAACACTGACAAGAAAAACACTTCCACCACCCAGCACGCCTGCGGCGAAAATGCGGCGGAGGCGGTCGCTCCTGATTTTTGGGAACTCGAAACCCTGCTTGCACAAAATGACGTGCATCCCAAAGTGCAGAAGGAGCTGCTCGAAGTCCAGGCATCCGTGCATGCCTTTGTTTCGTGGGTGCTGTATGTCGCCAGTCCGAAAAGTGGGAATCTTTCCGATCCCTTGGGCTATGCCATCAGCCGCTTGCGCGAACATCCTCTGCGTGAAGCGCGCGGAGTCTTCCGGCAATTTGCCGACCTGCCACCGGAAGAGTTGCTGGCCTTGATCGACTCCACCCCCACCCGGGCATATGAACTGCCCACGAAAATTGAACACCCACTCGCGCACGCCTGGAAGAAGGCAATGGGTTCCAATAACCCCAGGCTGCCCGTTGTGCGCGAAATCCTCTTTGGCGAAGGAGCCAGTGAATAA
- a CDS encoding LCP family protein yields MPGSRTPNIYHPFWRSLAYWIFVTLAVLTVFFSVRQLTLCWTLTALPGVPPAECALQNQPSSDLPASPDPATANDLPIEISAPEMELPQWDGASRINIAFFGLRGDDGQGEGCPTCTDTIMVLTVDPVTKTAGMLSIPRDMWVNIPSAGYSRINTAWAIGENAKLPGGGPALAMQTVSQFIGVLIHYYVQVDFGTFVSFINLIGGIDVYVEERMVLDPLGEGPDHFVLKPGDYRHLTGPRALAYARCRHESQGCSGGDVGRAKRQQQVILAIRDKVLEPETFATLITQAPQLYAEFSSGIHTNMSLENAIQLAVLAKDIRVDDIKRGVIDTTMAIPADTTINGIPANVLRPVPDLIRILRDEIFVPGGPLSPLAQGDPVTLMQSDQAKVRIINNTYTAGLEERTASFLTAQGMQVVEYGPPTGASNTTKIILYSSKLYALRYLTELFGVGSQQIIIQPDPASTVDIEIRIGEDWVDKLPGGF; encoded by the coding sequence ATGCCAGGTTCACGAACTCCGAATATTTATCATCCCTTTTGGCGTTCGCTTGCCTATTGGATCTTTGTCACACTGGCAGTGCTGACTGTTTTTTTCAGCGTTCGCCAATTGACCCTCTGCTGGACCCTGACTGCCCTACCAGGTGTTCCACCCGCAGAGTGCGCTTTACAAAACCAACCATCTTCCGATCTGCCGGCATCTCCCGATCCGGCAACTGCAAACGATCTTCCAATTGAAATATCCGCGCCGGAAATGGAGCTGCCTCAATGGGACGGCGCCAGTCGGATCAACATCGCCTTCTTTGGCTTGCGCGGCGACGATGGACAAGGAGAAGGTTGCCCGACCTGCACCGATACGATCATGGTTCTGACCGTGGATCCAGTCACAAAGACTGCCGGCATGTTGTCCATCCCACGTGATATGTGGGTCAACATTCCCAGCGCAGGATACAGTCGCATCAACACTGCCTGGGCAATTGGCGAGAATGCCAAATTGCCGGGCGGCGGACCTGCCTTGGCAATGCAGACCGTTTCACAGTTCATCGGGGTTCTGATTCATTATTATGTGCAGGTGGATTTTGGGACCTTTGTTTCGTTCATCAATCTGATTGGCGGCATCGATGTGTATGTCGAGGAACGCATGGTGCTTGATCCGCTCGGCGAGGGACCAGATCATTTTGTGTTGAAGCCGGGAGATTACCGCCACCTGACCGGACCGCGCGCCCTGGCGTATGCACGCTGCCGGCATGAATCACAAGGCTGTTCAGGCGGGGATGTGGGACGTGCCAAACGCCAACAACAGGTCATCCTCGCGATCCGCGACAAGGTGCTGGAACCGGAAACCTTTGCCACATTGATTACCCAGGCGCCACAGTTGTATGCAGAATTTTCTTCTGGGATTCACACCAACATGTCGTTGGAGAATGCGATCCAACTGGCGGTGTTGGCAAAGGACATTCGGGTGGATGACATCAAGAGAGGCGTGATCGATACCACGATGGCGATCCCAGCCGATACAACCATCAACGGTATACCGGCAAATGTTTTGCGTCCTGTCCCGGATCTTATTCGCATCCTGAGGGATGAAATCTTTGTCCCCGGTGGTCCGCTCAGTCCATTGGCGCAAGGTGATCCAGTGACACTGATGCAATCTGATCAGGCGAAGGTCAGGATTATCAATAACACCTATACTGCCGGATTGGAGGAACGCACTGCGTCTTTTCTGACAGCGCAGGGTATGCAGGTAGTGGAATATGGTCCGCCGACCGGTGCATCCAACACCACGAAAATAATTCTTTACTCTTCAAAGTTATATGCCCTGCGGTATTTGACGGAACTCTTTGGGGTGGGGAGTCAACAGATCATCATCCAGCCTGATCCGGCTTCCACGGTGGATATCGAGATTCGCATTGGGGAGGATTGGGTGGATAAACTGCCAGGAGGATTTTAG
- a CDS encoding LuxR C-terminal-related transcriptional regulator, with product MATKLYIPPPRPGIVLRPRLIERLDNGLAKGRRLTLISASAGFGKTTLVSEWITHCGRSVAWLSLDEGDNDSTRFLTYLIAALQTLAENIGARVLGALQSPQLPPIESILTTLLNEITTIPDNFVLVLDDYHIIDSKPVDNALTFLLEHLPPQMHLVIATREDPQLPLSRLRARGQLTELRATDLRFTPSEAAEFLNQMMGLNLSTENIAALEARTEGWIAGLQLAALSMQGSKDVSGFIQEFAGDHRYIVDYLVEEVLQRQPKHVRNFLLQTAILNQLNGSLCDAVTGKEDGNVQLEVLQRGNFFVIPLDDKRNWYRYHHLFADVLRMHLMAEQPDQVSALHRRASEWYEQNGLRSDAIRHALAAEDFERAATLVELAVPEMRRNRQGATVKELGWLKALPDELIRFRPVLCVDYAYALFAGGELGAVEARLRDAERWLDTTGGTRERPEAPAVGMVVVDEEEFRRLPSMIALLRAAHALARGDMPETAKNARRVLNLAPEDAHLMLGGAASQLGLVAWASGDLDTAFRMTADGMANVRRAGYISSAIGCSIVLADVQIAQGCLHEAMTTYERALQWAMEPGAPVLRGAADMYVGMSTLHYEHNDLKAATQCLLKSQSMGDLAGLPQNPYRWRAAMARMRQAQGDLDGAIQLLEEAERVYDGNFSPNVRPVATRKVRVWLAQGRLGEALGWARQQGLSVENDLSYLHEFDHITLARVLLARYQSDRADGSISGVVGLLERLLKAAEEGGRKGSVVEILVLQAFAYHAQGDLPAALLPLQHALALAEPEGYVRMFLDEGSSMIQLLREVSAREIMPDYTDKLLAGFEAEKRKGEDKPALPSANLLIDPLSQRELKILQLIAQGLSNREIGERLFLALDTIKGHNRKIFDKLQVQSRTEAIARARELGLL from the coding sequence TTGGCGACGAAACTGTATATTCCTCCGCCCCGACCTGGCATTGTCCTGCGTCCGCGTCTGATCGAGCGATTGGATAATGGCCTGGCAAAAGGGCGCAGATTAACGCTCATCTCCGCATCTGCCGGCTTTGGGAAAACCACGCTGGTCAGCGAATGGATTACGCATTGTGGGAGGTCAGTTGCGTGGCTATCATTGGATGAAGGCGATAATGATTCCACACGCTTTCTAACATACCTCATCGCTGCTTTGCAGACGCTTGCGGAAAATATTGGAGCACGGGTATTGGGCGCGCTTCAATCCCCTCAACTACCGCCAATTGAATCGATTCTGACAACCCTGCTAAATGAAATCACCACCATCCCGGACAATTTCGTCCTCGTCCTTGATGACTATCACATTATTGATTCCAAACCAGTAGACAACGCACTCACCTTTCTGCTTGAGCATCTGCCACCACAGATGCACTTGGTCATCGCCACCCGTGAGGATCCACAGCTACCTCTATCCCGATTACGCGCCCGGGGCCAATTGACCGAACTGCGCGCCACTGATTTGCGTTTTACCCCCTCCGAAGCCGCCGAATTTCTCAACCAGATGATGGGCCTGAACCTCTCGACGGAAAACATCGCCGCGCTGGAAGCCCGCACCGAAGGTTGGATTGCTGGACTTCAATTAGCTGCGCTTTCCATGCAAGGCAGCAAGGACGTTTCTGGGTTCATTCAAGAATTCGCTGGAGACCACCGCTACATCGTGGACTATCTGGTCGAAGAGGTTCTGCAACGCCAGCCTAAACATGTGCGCAACTTCTTACTGCAAACCGCTATTCTCAACCAGTTGAATGGTTCGCTGTGTGATGCCGTCACTGGTAAAGAGGATGGCAACGTGCAATTGGAAGTCCTACAGCGAGGCAACTTCTTTGTCATTCCGCTGGATGACAAGCGCAACTGGTATCGCTATCACCATCTTTTTGCCGATGTCCTTCGTATGCACTTGATGGCGGAGCAGCCCGATCAGGTATCTGCCCTGCACCGGCGCGCGAGTGAGTGGTATGAACAGAACGGCCTGCGATCCGATGCCATCCGCCACGCGCTGGCTGCCGAGGATTTCGAGCGAGCGGCGACCTTGGTCGAACTGGCAGTCCCAGAAATGCGCAGGAATAGACAGGGAGCCACAGTCAAGGAGCTTGGCTGGTTAAAGGCGCTACCCGACGAGCTGATCCGCTTCAGGCCAGTGCTCTGCGTTGACTATGCTTACGCATTATTTGCTGGCGGCGAGCTAGGGGCTGTTGAGGCCCGACTGCGGGACGCCGAACGGTGGCTGGATACGACGGGCGGCACACGCGAACGACCGGAAGCCCCGGCGGTGGGGATGGTTGTCGTGGATGAAGAGGAATTTCGCCGTCTGCCGAGTATGATCGCCCTTCTCCGTGCCGCGCACGCACTGGCCCGGGGCGATATGCCTGAGACCGCAAAAAACGCTCGACGGGTGCTCAATCTCGCACCTGAGGATGCCCATCTGATGCTTGGTGGGGCCGCATCGCAGCTGGGTCTCGTCGCATGGGCGAGCGGGGATCTCGACACCGCCTTCCGGATGACTGCCGATGGCATGGCGAATGTGCGGCGGGCCGGGTATATCTCTTCCGCCATTGGCTGCTCCATCGTTCTGGCGGATGTCCAGATCGCGCAAGGCTGTCTCCACGAGGCAATGACAACCTATGAGCGAGCATTGCAATGGGCGATGGAGCCGGGCGCGCCAGTTCTGCGGGGAGCGGCAGATATGTATGTGGGCATGAGCACCCTTCACTATGAACATAATGATCTGAAAGCCGCCACGCAGTGCCTGCTCAAAAGCCAGTCTATGGGTGATCTTGCCGGGTTACCGCAAAACCCGTATCGCTGGCGCGCAGCGATGGCACGCATGCGACAAGCGCAGGGGGATTTGGATGGCGCGATTCAACTGCTCGAGGAGGCTGAGCGCGTATACGATGGCAACTTCTCCCCGAATGTGCGCCCGGTCGCGACGAGGAAGGTGCGGGTGTGGCTGGCGCAAGGCCGGTTGGGTGAAGCCCTGGGGTGGGCGCGCCAGCAGGGACTGTCCGTTGAAAACGATCTTAGCTACCTGCACGAGTTCGATCACATCACCCTTGCCAGGGTGCTCCTGGCTCGCTATCAGAGCGACCGTGCAGATGGCTCCATTTCCGGGGTAGTAGGGCTGTTGGAGCGTCTGTTGAAAGCAGCGGAAGAAGGCGGGAGGAAGGGTAGTGTGGTTGAAATTTTGGTATTGCAGGCGTTTGCTTATCACGCGCAAGGTGACCTGCCTGCTGCTCTCTTGCCTTTGCAACATGCCCTTGCGTTGGCCGAGCCGGAGGGCTACGTCCGCATGTTCCTTGACGAAGGCTCAAGCATGATACAACTGCTTCGCGAAGTTTCCGCGCGTGAAATCATGCCAGACTACACAGACAAGCTACTGGCAGGATTTGAAGCTGAGAAGCGGAAAGGCGAAGACAAACCTGCTCTACCCTCTGCCAATCTCCTTATTGACCCATTGAGCCAACGCGAGTTAAAAATACTACAACTCATCGCCCAGGGACTATCGAATCGTGAGATTGGCGAGAGGCTTTTCCTCGCCCTGGACACGATCAAAGGGCATAACCGCAAAATTTTTGATAAACTGCAAGTTCAAAGCCGCACCGAAGCCATCGCCCGCGCCCGCGAACTGGGTTTGCTGTAA
- a CDS encoding DUF6326 family protein → MSNELESKPTPGQPVVYQIRIKGHLGSQWTDWFEGLTITLDKDGDTLLTGPIVDQSALHGLLKKVRDLGMPLISVVQVQLDETHPYRSNKEKKMNTNKSTIGIDPRVKLSLLWIFVVLLMVYADIVSLLDPTSPIREVMAGAPLPAGGLLAGAILMITSISPVMLSWVLSYKVNRWVTIIIGAYMIVHIVIGGHGLYYVLFATVEVACILLIIWYSWKWTTAEVKPE, encoded by the coding sequence ATGTCAAACGAACTCGAATCAAAACCGACTCCAGGTCAACCCGTGGTCTATCAGATCAGAATCAAGGGGCATTTGGGTAGTCAATGGACAGACTGGTTTGAGGGCTTGACCATCACGCTGGACAAGGACGGCGATACGCTTCTAACCGGTCCAATAGTTGACCAGTCCGCGCTGCATGGGTTGCTCAAAAAAGTGCGTGATCTGGGAATGCCCTTGATCTCGGTCGTTCAAGTCCAACTCGATGAAACTCATCCATATCGTTCAAATAAGGAGAAAAAAATGAACACAAACAAATCGACTATCGGAATAGATCCAAGGGTAAAACTTTCATTGCTATGGATATTTGTAGTATTGCTTATGGTTTACGCGGATATTGTTTCTTTACTGGATCCCACGTCTCCGATCCGCGAAGTAATGGCGGGAGCTCCATTGCCTGCGGGTGGTTTGCTGGCGGGTGCAATATTAATGATAACTTCAATTTCCCCGGTCATGCTGTCCTGGGTATTGAGCTACAAAGTAAATCGCTGGGTAACCATCATCATTGGTGCCTACATGATTGTACATATCGTTATAGGCGGGCACGGTTTGTATTATGTGTTATTTGCAACAGTGGAAGTTGCATGCATATTGCTAATTATCTGGTATTCCTGGAAGTGGACTACCGCTGAAGTGAAACCTGAATAA
- a CDS encoding DUF4386 domain-containing protein, whose amino-acid sequence MNSINKNARMAGFLYLIYMVTHIISDVWRGSFIVPGDAAATVSNIIAHEGLFTITVVGDLLAAALFFLTAWALYVLLKPVNKNLALLFLLLNLGGVAIQCSSDLFLFASQLLMNGPDTLNGFQSDQLQSLAMFFLDLREKGFTVAQLFYGAWLFPLGYLVFKSGFLPKILGIVLMVHCFTWMSTFFQSFLFPGFTAITYVSYPLGFIAEFGLTLWLLIKGAKEQKSA is encoded by the coding sequence ATGAATTCAATCAATAAGAACGCAAGAATGGCAGGGTTCCTGTATCTCATTTACATGGTAACTCATATCATCAGTGACGTGTGGCGCGGCAGCTTTATTGTGCCTGGGGATGCTGCCGCAACAGTCAGTAATATCATAGCTCATGAAGGGTTATTCACTATCACTGTTGTAGGTGATCTACTCGCTGCTGCGCTTTTCTTTTTGACCGCCTGGGCTCTCTATGTTTTACTCAAACCAGTCAATAAGAACCTTGCTCTCCTATTCTTATTATTAAACCTGGGCGGTGTCGCCATTCAATGTTCCAGCGATCTTTTTCTGTTTGCCAGCCAGTTGCTGATGAATGGTCCCGATACCTTGAACGGTTTCCAGTCGGATCAATTGCAATCTCTGGCAATGTTCTTTCTCGATTTACGCGAAAAAGGGTTTACAGTCGCCCAGCTATTCTATGGCGCCTGGCTCTTTCCGCTTGGCTATTTAGTCTTCAAGTCGGGCTTCCTTCCCAAAATTTTGGGTATCGTGCTGATGGTTCATTGTTTTACCTGGATGTCGACTTTCTTTCAGTCTTTCCTCTTCCCAGGCTTCACAGCCATCACCTATGTAAGCTATCCACTCGGCTTCATTGCGGAATTTGGGCTTACTTTGTGGCTTTTGATAAAGGGCGCAAAAGAGCAGAAATCTGCCTGA